One window from the genome of Manis pentadactyla isolate mManPen7 chromosome 15, mManPen7.hap1, whole genome shotgun sequence encodes:
- the LOC118918626 gene encoding proline-rich protein 2-like, producing the protein MGARVWAAPAGRRPLLVSAAPFPGFLLLLLLLFRRRRRRCPFPGWRLLLLVWPQLPPPPRGREPSGGRRGARTPPAPPPRRPAGRSRTGPARPAPPAPPVRPPPRARPGAAALRRAPPPPPPAPCGPPSPPPAAPRPQPRRRRPLHPAAPPGPTRHARPGRGQQGPGLRRGEQPAEPRVLGLRGLRPKLGGECEARGQELARPRGARGSTDRTPDGPETEPEPEREPVRYVRLERPQGSQQRQQRLPLRLHPLTTSSSMKGVLKASFTGMDRPYPSWVATRPMRRHLCPPQQRWKRSHSPGGLRRNLIVLKTLMKNRVAPRHKLGGWNLVRRRRPHRSLVAEPCL; encoded by the exons ATGGGAGCCCGGG TCTGGGCGGCCCCGGCCGGGCGGCGGCCGCTCCTGGTGAGCGCGGCCCCTTTTCCgggttttctcctcctcctcctcctcctctttcgtcgccgccgccgccgctgcccctTTCCCGGCTggcggctgctgctgctggtgtgGCCGCAGCTGCCCCCGCCGCCTCGGGGCCGCGAGCCGAGCGGAGGCCGCCGCGGAGCACGAACGCCGCCCGCCCCGCCGCCTCGCCGTCCCGCGGGCCGTTCTAGGACCGGGCCGGCTCGGCCGGCGCCCCCCGCGCCCCCAGTCCGCCCGCCCCCGCGGGCCCGGCCTGGCGCTGCCGCCCTCCGCCGCGCTCCTCCGCCGCCTCCTCCAGCGCCCTGCGGCCCGCCGTCTCCTCCGCCCGCCGCCCCGCGCCCCcagccgcgccgccgccgccctctgCACCCCGCGGCGCCCCCCGGTCCCACCCGCCATGCCCGGCCCGGCCGCGGGCAGCAGGGCCCGGGTCTACGCCGAGGTGAACAGCCTGCGGAGCCGCGAGTACTGGGACTACGAGGCTTACGTCCCAAGCTGGGG GGCGAGTGTGAGGCGCGGGGCCAAGAGCTGGCGCGGCCGCGGGGCGCGCGAGGATCCACCGACCGGACGCCCGATGGTCCCGAGACTGAGCCAGAGCCGGAGCGGGAGCCGGTCCGCTACGTCCGGTTGGAGAGGCCTCAGGGCAGCCAG CAGCGGCAGCAGCGGCTTCCCCTTCGGCTACACCCACTTACTACCAGCTCATCAATGAAGGGCGTGTTGAAGGCCAGTTTTACTGGAATGGACAGACCATACCCCTCGTGGGTGGCTACCAGGCCTATGCGGCGGCACCTATGCCCACCCCAGCAAAGGTGGAAGAGAAGCCACTCCCCAGGCGGGCTCCGAAGAAACCTCATAGTTCTCAAGACTCTGATGAAGAACAGGGTTGCTCCCCGCCACAAATTAGGCGGCTGGAACCTAGTGCGAAGAAGACGACCACACAGAAGCTTGGTGGCAGAGCCATGTCTATAA